A region of Homo sapiens chromosome X, GRCh38.p14 Primary Assembly DNA encodes the following proteins:
- the TRPC5OS gene encoding putative uncharacterized protein TRPC5OS gives MDSVLIHVLIDGLVACVAQLIRIADELLQFILQVQEVPYVEENGRAEETEADAPLPEEPSLPDLPDLSDLDSILTPREDEDLIFDIDQAMLDMDNLYEDTVSGINDDLTGD, from the coding sequence ATGGATTCTGTGTTAATTCATGTACTCATTGATGGACTTGTTGCTTGTGTAGCCCAGTTAATAagaatagctgatgagcttttaCAATTCATTCTACAAGTACAAGAAGTTCCTTATGTAGAAGAAAATGGTAGAGCAGAAGAGACTGAAGCAGATGCACCTCTTCCCGAGGAGCCTTCGCTACCTGATCTCCCTGATCTCTCAGACTTAGACTCAATACTTACACCAAGAGAGGATGAAGACCTAATATTTGATATAGATCAGGCTATGTTAGACATGGATAACTTATATGAAGATACAGTCTCTGGTATAAATGATGACTTAACAGGTGACTAA